One Paraburkholderia dioscoreae DNA segment encodes these proteins:
- a CDS encoding sensor histidine kinase — translation MRLTTKGLLLIAIPAVFELALLSGLVKAQSDAAQAERWAIHSQDVLRQTTAILDPVLGESVALRGAVLANDAHFATPVTVWMDVDRRIDQLADLVADNPAQVERVVQVRQAVQAYRQWSDRVQDMLHSGRRRDVLARFRDLAPTDVLDRFRQQLAAFQAEERRLDTLRSNAADAARERQQTLVVAAVLGSLLFVALAVWLFTRGVRGRLALLADNAGRLAGNEPLAPIGPGRDEIARLDLTLHETSRRLLEAERIQARFQADLARRTGELARINETLRQQTQENEMFIYSVSHDLRAPLVNLQGFSKELIRACDELRVAVRESSLAAGTRQRIERVVDEDIGEALHYLQTAVLRASHIIDALLRLSRVGRVEYRQQKVEVRDIVPRVIDAMQGSIRARRAHVHVHELPAVWGDPTALEQVFANLIGNAVNYLDPSREGRIEIGTTPAPPGVHSLRIFYVRDNGLGIPAVALPRLFNAFQRLHGNVAAGEGIGLALVRRVVERHGGRVWAESKEGVGTTFYLSLPEADARIAQLAAGTQGPPTAPGVQAARDARPALEERDRKSGSSIGSSSGSSSAAAHAADAADAKPGISTP, via the coding sequence ATGAGACTGACCACCAAAGGCCTGTTGCTGATCGCGATTCCGGCCGTCTTCGAACTGGCGCTGTTGTCCGGGCTGGTCAAGGCCCAGTCGGACGCGGCGCAGGCGGAGCGCTGGGCCATCCATAGCCAGGACGTGCTGCGTCAGACCACCGCGATTCTCGACCCGGTGCTGGGCGAGTCCGTGGCGCTGCGCGGGGCGGTGCTCGCCAACGACGCCCATTTCGCCACACCGGTAACGGTGTGGATGGACGTCGACCGGCGCATCGACCAACTGGCCGATCTGGTCGCCGACAATCCGGCGCAGGTCGAACGCGTGGTTCAGGTGCGCCAGGCGGTGCAGGCCTACCGGCAATGGTCCGACCGCGTTCAGGACATGCTGCATTCCGGCCGGCGGCGCGACGTGCTTGCGCGCTTTCGCGATCTCGCGCCGACCGACGTGCTCGACCGGTTTCGTCAGCAGCTCGCCGCATTCCAGGCCGAGGAGCGGCGTCTCGACACGCTCCGCTCGAATGCCGCCGACGCCGCGCGCGAGCGGCAGCAAACCCTGGTGGTCGCGGCGGTGCTCGGCTCGTTGCTGTTCGTCGCGCTGGCCGTCTGGTTGTTCACGCGCGGTGTGCGCGGCCGGCTCGCGCTCCTTGCCGATAACGCCGGGCGTCTCGCGGGCAACGAACCGCTGGCGCCGATCGGTCCGGGACGCGATGAAATCGCCCGCCTCGATCTGACCTTGCACGAGACGAGCCGCCGCCTGCTCGAAGCCGAGCGCATCCAGGCGCGCTTCCAGGCCGATCTGGCGCGCCGCACCGGCGAACTCGCGCGCATCAACGAGACCTTGCGTCAGCAGACTCAGGAAAACGAAATGTTCATTTACAGCGTGTCGCACGATCTGCGCGCGCCGCTGGTGAACCTGCAAGGCTTCTCAAAGGAGCTGATTCGCGCGTGCGACGAACTGCGCGTCGCGGTGCGCGAGTCGTCGCTCGCGGCCGGCACGCGGCAGCGCATCGAACGGGTGGTCGACGAGGATATCGGCGAAGCGCTGCACTATCTGCAGACGGCGGTGCTGCGCGCCTCGCACATCATCGACGCGCTGTTGCGGCTGTCGCGCGTGGGCCGGGTGGAGTACCGGCAGCAGAAGGTCGAGGTGCGCGATATCGTGCCGCGCGTGATCGATGCGATGCAAGGCTCGATCCGGGCGCGGCGCGCTCACGTCCACGTGCACGAATTGCCTGCGGTATGGGGCGACCCTACCGCGCTGGAACAGGTGTTCGCGAATCTGATCGGCAACGCGGTGAATTACCTGGATCCGTCACGGGAGGGCAGGATCGAGATCGGTACGACGCCGGCGCCGCCGGGCGTGCATTCGCTGCGGATCTTCTATGTGAGGGACAACGGCCTGGGCATTCCGGCGGTTGCCTTGCCGCGGCTATTCAACGCCTTTCAGCGGTTGCACGGCAATGTGGCGGCCGGCGAGGGCATCGGCCTCGCGCTCGTGCGCCGCGTGGTGGAGCGGCACGGCGGGCGCGTGTGGGCGGAGTCGAAAGAAGGCGTGGGCACGACGTTCTATCTGTCGCTGCCTGAAGCCGACGCGCGGATCGCGCAACTGGCTGCCGGTACGCAAGGGCCGCCGACGGCGCCCGGTGTTCAGGCCGCTCGCGACGCCCGCCCGGCCCTGGAGGAGCGTGATCGAAAGAGCGGCAGCAGCATTGGCAGCAGCAGTGGCAGCAGCAGCGCCGCCGCGCATGCCGCCGATGCCGCCGATGCCAAGCCCGGCATCAGTACGCCTTAG
- a CDS encoding nuclear transport factor 2 family protein — MSNSSEQTEAATRQILDHHLGAFAHGVAEILKDYDDDSALVTPDKTFRGREEITGFFKAFLDGADPAFWPAFRITSMSTVRDVAYLAWEAKPWVTLATDTLVVKDGKIAVHTFTAFPA; from the coding sequence ATGTCAAATTCCTCTGAACAGACCGAAGCTGCAACCAGGCAGATCCTCGACCATCATCTCGGCGCCTTTGCTCACGGCGTTGCGGAGATTCTCAAGGATTATGACGACGACTCCGCGCTCGTCACGCCGGACAAGACCTTTCGCGGCCGCGAGGAGATAACCGGCTTCTTCAAGGCCTTCCTTGACGGCGCGGACCCGGCGTTCTGGCCGGCGTTCAGGATTACGAGCATGAGCACGGTGCGCGACGTGGCATACCTCGCGTGGGAGGCGAAGCCCTGGGTTACCCTGGCAACGGACACACTGGTCGTCAAGGACGGAAAAATTGCGGTTCATACGTTCACGGCATTTCCCGCCTGA
- a CDS encoding NAD(P)-dependent oxidoreductase, which yields MSKQLKIALFGATGMIGSRVAAEAARRGHQVTALARNPARVPAGVANLKAAQADLLDAASVGAAVRGHDVVASAYAPPQDDLAALGKATRALVEGVRAAGLKRLVVVGGAGSLEVAPGKQLVDAEGFPDAYKAIALAHRDAFAYYRGVTDLDWTFFAPAALIAPGERTGKFRTGANTLLTDAEGDSRISAEDFAIAFVDELEQGHFVRQIATAAY from the coding sequence ATGAGCAAACAGTTGAAGATCGCGTTGTTCGGCGCCACCGGCATGATTGGTTCGCGGGTTGCCGCGGAAGCCGCTCGCCGCGGGCATCAGGTGACGGCGCTGGCGCGCAATCCGGCGCGCGTGCCGGCCGGTGTGGCGAATCTGAAAGCGGCGCAAGCCGATCTGCTCGACGCCGCAAGCGTGGGCGCGGCGGTGCGCGGTCACGACGTGGTGGCGAGCGCCTATGCGCCGCCGCAGGACGACCTCGCGGCGCTCGGCAAGGCCACCCGTGCGCTCGTCGAAGGCGTGCGCGCGGCGGGCCTGAAGCGCCTCGTCGTGGTGGGCGGCGCGGGTTCGCTCGAAGTGGCGCCGGGCAAGCAACTGGTCGATGCGGAAGGCTTCCCGGATGCCTACAAGGCGATCGCGCTCGCGCATCGGGACGCGTTCGCTTACTACCGCGGCGTCACCGACCTCGACTGGACCTTCTTCGCCCCGGCCGCGCTGATCGCACCGGGCGAGCGCACGGGAAAATTCCGCACGGGCGCCAACACTTTGCTGACCGACGCCGAGGGCGATAGCCGCATTTCCGCGGAAGATTTCGCAATCGCTTTCGTCGATGAACTGGAGCAAGGCCATTTCGTCCGTCAGATCGCGACGGCCGCTTATTGA
- a CDS encoding 2,4'-dihydroxyacetophenone dioxygenase family protein, producing MEIKPKVREEAVQIDDIPWKPFPDALSRGGIRWKMLHASPEMGAWTAIFDCPAGSSFNSHFHVGPGEYLLTKGRMDVRGGSEDGGDTVVAPAYGYESANARHDKTSFPVDSEFYMTFLGPLSFIKEDGTPIVVVTWDEAQRAYAG from the coding sequence ATGGAAATCAAACCGAAGGTTCGCGAAGAAGCCGTTCAGATCGACGACATTCCGTGGAAGCCCTTCCCGGACGCACTTTCCCGAGGCGGCATTCGCTGGAAGATGCTCCACGCCTCGCCCGAGATGGGCGCGTGGACTGCGATTTTCGACTGTCCGGCCGGCTCGTCCTTTAACTCTCACTTTCACGTCGGGCCAGGCGAATATCTGCTGACAAAAGGCCGCATGGACGTCCGTGGCGGCAGCGAGGATGGCGGCGACACCGTCGTGGCGCCGGCATACGGCTACGAGTCTGCCAATGCCCGTCACGACAAAACCTCGTTCCCGGTCGACAGTGAGTTTTATATGACGTTCCTCGGCCCGCTTTCCTTTATCAAGGAAGACGGCACGCCAATCGTGGTGGTCACCTGGGACGAAGCCCAGCGCGCGTACGCGGGCTGA
- a CDS encoding SDR family NAD(P)-dependent oxidoreductase, translating into MTRKLESRVAVVTGSSSGNGRAIALALAREGAHVVCSDLKKSALQGGYEKDIETDTDAVITREGGKTTFIAADASKAADVQKIIGHAVSTFGRLDIIVNNAGVFTGLHSIIDETEEQYDFTMNVNAKGVWLGCKYAITQFMKQEPLTTSTGAQVRGRIVNIASIGGLVGLALEPAYCASKGAVVNLTRELALDFAPERINVNAICPGFLATAMVRSFLENDDTNKLLHDLTPWPRVGTADDVARAALFLASDDAEWMTGSMLTVDGAFTAR; encoded by the coding sequence TTGACCCGCAAACTTGAAAGTCGCGTCGCCGTCGTAACCGGTTCCAGTTCGGGAAATGGACGAGCAATCGCGCTAGCTCTCGCGCGCGAGGGCGCGCATGTCGTCTGCTCTGATCTGAAGAAGTCGGCACTGCAAGGCGGCTACGAGAAGGATATCGAAACCGATACCGATGCGGTCATCACCCGGGAAGGCGGCAAGACCACGTTCATCGCGGCGGACGCCAGCAAAGCGGCCGACGTCCAGAAGATCATCGGCCATGCGGTTTCGACCTTCGGCCGGCTCGACATCATCGTCAACAACGCGGGCGTGTTTACCGGTCTGCACAGCATCATCGACGAGACGGAAGAGCAATACGATTTCACGATGAACGTGAATGCAAAAGGCGTTTGGCTCGGTTGCAAGTACGCTATCACGCAGTTCATGAAACAGGAACCGCTGACGACGTCGACCGGCGCCCAGGTCCGTGGCCGGATCGTCAACATCGCGTCCATCGGCGGCCTGGTCGGGCTGGCGCTCGAACCGGCTTATTGCGCGTCGAAGGGAGCGGTCGTCAATCTGACACGCGAACTCGCACTCGACTTCGCGCCCGAGCGCATCAACGTGAACGCGATCTGCCCCGGGTTTCTCGCAACCGCGATGGTGCGCTCCTTCCTCGAAAACGACGATACCAACAAGCTGCTTCACGACCTGACGCCGTGGCCGCGCGTCGGCACCGCGGACGATGTCGCGAGAGCCGCGCTATTCCTCGCTTCCGACGACGCGGAGTGGATGACGGGTTCCATGCTCACAGTCGACGGCGCCTTTACGGCACGCTGA
- a CDS encoding superinfection immunity protein, whose translation MLKIIQGAVVIAVLMLYLAPAMIADARNREDAFAVTMVNILLGWTVLGWFAALIWARHPISDRRLKHFARRAQRAVARVTINAIVARSEGRASSIPVVNPRLVPLVARIAARSNRCPRN comes from the coding sequence ATGCTGAAGATTATTCAAGGTGCGGTCGTGATCGCTGTGCTGATGCTTTATCTGGCGCCCGCAATGATTGCCGACGCCAGAAACCGGGAAGACGCCTTTGCGGTGACGATGGTGAACATTCTGCTCGGGTGGACGGTTCTGGGCTGGTTCGCTGCGCTGATATGGGCGCGGCATCCGATCAGCGACCGTCGATTGAAGCACTTCGCAAGACGGGCGCAACGCGCAGTTGCACGCGTTACCATCAACGCAATCGTTGCCCGATCCGAAGGTCGTGCCAGTTCAATCCCGGTGGTCAACCCTCGGCTGGTGCCGTTGGTAGCGCGCATTGCGGCAAGGAGCAATCGCTGCCCAAGGAATTGA
- a CDS encoding ammonium transporter, producing the protein MESLKTGTDTLFLLLGAAMVLAMHAGFAFLELGTVRKKNQVNALVKILVDFSVSTIAYFFIGYAIAYGVQFFGSAESLAAHNGYALVRFFFLLTFAAAIPAIVSGGIAERSKFNPQLFATFVLVGFIYPFFEGIAWNGRFGIQNWLAEVFGAQFHDFAGSVVVHAFGGWVALPAVLLLGARHGRYHRDGGIAAHPPSNIPFLALGAWVLAVGWFGFNVMSAQTVDKISGLVAVNSLMAMVGGTLTAWLAGRNDPGFTYNGPLAGLVAVCAGSDIMHPLGALVTGGIAGVLFVYMFTCVQNRWRIDDVLGVWPLHGLCGAWGGLAAGIFGLRALGGMGGVSFGAQLVGTLGGIVVATLGGALVYGAIRLTVGLRLDQEDEYNGADLSIHKISATPE; encoded by the coding sequence ATGGAAAGTCTTAAAACCGGCACCGATACCCTCTTCCTCTTACTCGGCGCCGCCATGGTGCTGGCGATGCACGCTGGGTTCGCCTTTCTCGAACTCGGCACGGTGCGCAAAAAGAACCAGGTCAATGCACTGGTCAAGATTCTGGTGGATTTCTCGGTCTCGACGATCGCCTACTTCTTTATCGGCTACGCGATCGCCTACGGCGTGCAGTTCTTCGGCAGCGCCGAGTCGCTGGCGGCACACAACGGCTATGCGCTGGTGCGCTTCTTCTTCCTGCTGACCTTCGCCGCCGCGATTCCCGCGATCGTCTCGGGCGGCATCGCCGAGCGCTCGAAATTCAATCCGCAACTCTTCGCGACGTTCGTGCTGGTCGGCTTCATCTACCCGTTCTTCGAAGGGATCGCGTGGAACGGCCGCTTCGGCATCCAGAACTGGCTCGCCGAGGTGTTCGGCGCGCAGTTCCATGACTTCGCCGGCTCGGTGGTCGTGCATGCGTTCGGCGGCTGGGTCGCCCTGCCGGCGGTATTGTTGCTGGGCGCGCGCCACGGGCGCTACCACCGCGACGGGGGCATCGCCGCGCATCCGCCGTCGAATATTCCGTTCCTCGCGCTGGGCGCGTGGGTGCTGGCGGTCGGCTGGTTCGGCTTCAATGTGATGAGCGCGCAGACCGTCGACAAGATCAGCGGCCTCGTCGCCGTCAATTCGCTGATGGCGATGGTGGGGGGCACCCTGACCGCGTGGCTCGCCGGCCGCAACGACCCCGGATTCACCTACAACGGGCCGCTTGCCGGACTGGTGGCGGTCTGCGCCGGCTCCGACATCATGCATCCGCTCGGCGCGCTGGTGACGGGTGGCATTGCCGGCGTGCTTTTCGTTTATATGTTCACCTGCGTGCAGAACCGCTGGCGCATCGACGACGTGCTGGGCGTATGGCCCTTGCACGGTCTGTGCGGCGCGTGGGGCGGCCTCGCGGCGGGCATCTTCGGCCTGCGCGCGCTCGGCGGCATGGGTGGCGTGTCGTTCGGGGCGCAACTGGTCGGCACGCTGGGCGGGATTGTGGTGGCGACGCTCGGCGGCGCGCTCGTGTACGGCGCGATCCGGCTGACAGTGGGCCTGCGGCTCGACCAGGAAGACGAGTACAACGGCGCCGACCTGTCGATCCACAAGATTTCGGCGACACCCGAGTAA
- the crcB gene encoding fluoride efflux transporter CrcB: MYWSILAVGIGGALGSLFRWFLGIRLNGLFSGLPLGTFAANVIAGYVIGVAVAGFARAPQLAPEWRLFVITGLMGGLSTFSTFSAEVVQRLQDGRLGWAAGEIVIHVGASLVMTILGIATVSLLSR, from the coding sequence ATGTATTGGTCCATTCTCGCCGTCGGAATCGGCGGCGCGCTCGGTTCGTTGTTTCGCTGGTTTCTGGGCATCCGCCTGAACGGCCTGTTCAGCGGCTTGCCGCTCGGCACTTTCGCCGCCAACGTGATTGCCGGCTACGTCATCGGCGTCGCCGTCGCAGGGTTTGCGCGGGCGCCGCAGCTCGCACCGGAATGGCGGCTCTTCGTCATCACCGGCTTGATGGGCGGTCTGTCGACCTTCTCGACTTTTTCAGCGGAAGTCGTGCAGCGGTTGCAGGACGGCCGGCTCGGCTGGGCTGCGGGCGAGATCGTGATTCATGTGGGTGCGTCGCTCGTGATGACCATTCTCGGCATCGCAACGGTGTCGTTGCTGTCGCGCTGA
- a CDS encoding alkaline phosphatase family protein, translated as MSMDSIKTIIIVMMENRSFDHVLGYLSLDGKDVNGLSADPAWQQNFANLYDDRTYAIHALSPATQLIPDPPHDRTPISIQINTPCASGGCPELGGFVASYAARHPAPADLSMVMGYYTADALPVYDFFANHFTICDSWFAPLPTGTQANRLMAMSGESAISDNVSGFLPQQSLVYDWLTAHATSWCVYQSGGFFPFFSLMPKWLPEIVTSLALPLDGIGGRFRRYSRFKADWTNGSNMPQVIFIEPEYTDGPHRTPNDDHSPTGVAPGQAFLADIYQTISTSERWNETLMIVTYDEHGGFFDHVSPLDIPTDVAGYRFQTTGLRVPAFLISPYVTPGGVFSGDLDHTSILQLLADKFNAGGTYSAPVSARTQLSKLSSALSEMKTPGPAPRLNVPMPGNSPVPSPVSQPVGLSACAQAFRSVALKVQQDHPELLSSPNWGDLAGFVATYKGAS; from the coding sequence ATGTCAATGGACAGCATTAAAACCATCATCATCGTCATGATGGAGAACCGGTCGTTCGACCATGTTCTCGGTTATCTGAGCCTCGACGGAAAAGACGTCAACGGACTCTCTGCCGACCCCGCGTGGCAGCAGAATTTCGCGAATCTTTACGACGACAGGACATATGCGATCCATGCTCTCTCGCCGGCGACCCAACTGATCCCCGACCCTCCGCACGACCGCACGCCGATTTCGATACAAATAAACACGCCGTGCGCGAGTGGAGGCTGCCCCGAACTGGGTGGGTTCGTTGCAAGCTACGCGGCACGACACCCTGCGCCAGCCGATCTCTCGATGGTAATGGGCTATTACACCGCCGATGCGCTGCCTGTTTACGATTTCTTCGCAAACCATTTCACGATTTGCGATAGCTGGTTTGCGCCGCTTCCGACCGGAACCCAGGCCAATCGCCTGATGGCCATGTCGGGAGAGAGTGCGATTAGCGACAACGTTTCTGGTTTTCTCCCACAGCAGTCCCTGGTATATGACTGGCTGACCGCACACGCCACAAGCTGGTGTGTCTACCAGTCGGGAGGATTTTTCCCGTTCTTCAGCCTGATGCCCAAGTGGTTGCCCGAAATAGTGACGTCGCTCGCCTTGCCGTTGGATGGCATTGGCGGCAGGTTCAGGCGGTATTCGCGCTTCAAGGCAGACTGGACGAACGGTTCGAACATGCCTCAAGTCATTTTCATCGAACCGGAATACACGGACGGGCCACACCGGACTCCGAATGACGACCATTCGCCTACCGGCGTTGCTCCAGGGCAAGCGTTCCTCGCCGACATCTATCAAACGATTTCCACGTCAGAGCGATGGAATGAGACGCTGATGATCGTCACGTACGACGAGCATGGAGGGTTCTTCGATCATGTCAGTCCCCTCGATATCCCGACCGACGTTGCCGGATATCGGTTTCAGACTACCGGGCTGCGGGTACCAGCATTCCTGATCTCGCCCTATGTCACGCCGGGCGGCGTCTTTTCCGGCGACCTGGACCATACGTCGATCCTTCAGCTTCTCGCGGATAAATTCAACGCCGGCGGCACGTACTCCGCCCCGGTCAGTGCACGCACACAACTTTCGAAGCTCAGTTCCGCCCTTTCCGAAATGAAAACGCCGGGCCCTGCGCCCAGGCTGAATGTGCCAATGCCGGGAAACTCACCTGTACCGTCTCCCGTTTCGCAGCCAGTTGGCCTTTCGGCATGTGCACAAGCCTTTCGTAGCGTCGCGCTCAAAGTTCAGCAGGATCATCCGGAATTGCTGTCTTCGCCGAACTGGGGAGACCTCGCGGGCTTTGTCGCGACCTACAAGGGCGCGTCGTGA
- a CDS encoding SDR family NAD(P)-dependent oxidoreductase: MERLKGKVAIVTGASSGFGRGIAMAYAAEGASVVVSDIHEAPNQGGFEGNPQLTTVAAITGAGGKAQYVACDVTRLDQVANLVKETVRLYGGLDVMVNNAGIYRAGKLAHEFAVEDLDVCFDVNVKGTWFGCQEAIKVFLKQARGGNIINIVSTAGLQGHPKQSVYNISKGAAANLTRCLAIEYGRDRIRVNGICPTYAKTSLTRALFDDKDFDKVFTDAIPLKRWGEVEDIANLAVFLASDESSYIHGDLIRIDGGETLCRFSV; encoded by the coding sequence ATGGAAAGGCTCAAAGGAAAGGTCGCCATCGTCACGGGCGCAAGTTCGGGATTCGGTCGCGGCATCGCAATGGCGTATGCAGCGGAAGGTGCCAGCGTGGTTGTCAGCGATATCCACGAGGCACCGAACCAGGGCGGCTTCGAAGGCAACCCGCAGTTGACTACCGTAGCCGCCATTACCGGGGCCGGCGGCAAGGCTCAGTATGTGGCATGCGACGTGACGAGGCTCGACCAGGTTGCGAACCTGGTCAAGGAAACGGTCCGGCTCTACGGCGGTCTCGACGTGATGGTCAACAACGCCGGTATATATCGGGCCGGCAAGCTTGCCCACGAGTTCGCGGTCGAAGACCTCGACGTCTGCTTCGACGTGAATGTGAAAGGCACGTGGTTCGGCTGTCAGGAAGCCATCAAGGTATTTCTGAAGCAGGCGCGCGGCGGCAATATCATCAACATCGTTTCGACTGCCGGCTTGCAAGGCCACCCGAAGCAGTCCGTCTACAACATATCGAAGGGCGCGGCCGCTAATCTGACACGCTGCCTGGCAATCGAATATGGGCGCGACAGGATTCGCGTCAACGGTATCTGCCCCACGTATGCGAAAACGTCGTTGACACGCGCGCTATTCGACGACAAAGACTTCGACAAGGTGTTCACGGACGCCATTCCGCTGAAACGCTGGGGCGAAGTCGAAGATATCGCGAACCTCGCGGTATTTCTCGCCTCGGACGAATCGAGTTACATTCACGGCGATCTCATTCGCATCGATGGCGGCGAGACGCTCTGCCGCTTCTCGGTGTAA
- a CDS encoding DJ-1/PfpI family protein, translating to MAAKKILFLTGDFAEDYETMVPFQALQAVGHVVDAVCPNKKAGDRIKTAIHDFEGDQTYTEKPGHQFTLNATFEDADPRQYDALAIAGGRAPEYLRLNPKVIEVVRQFAEAGKPIAAICHAAQLLAAADVIRGKRISAYPACAPEVKMAGGEYADIPVDAATTDANFVTAPAWPAHPEWLRQFLVLLGTRIEL from the coding sequence ATGGCGGCAAAGAAAATTCTGTTTCTGACCGGCGACTTCGCCGAGGATTACGAAACGATGGTGCCGTTTCAGGCGCTGCAGGCAGTTGGCCATGTGGTCGACGCAGTCTGCCCGAACAAGAAGGCCGGTGACCGGATCAAGACCGCGATTCACGATTTCGAAGGCGATCAGACCTATACGGAAAAACCCGGCCATCAATTCACGCTCAACGCCACCTTCGAAGACGCCGATCCGCGCCAATACGACGCGCTGGCGATAGCAGGCGGCCGCGCGCCGGAATATCTGCGGCTCAATCCCAAGGTAATCGAAGTCGTGCGGCAATTCGCCGAAGCGGGCAAGCCGATCGCCGCCATCTGTCACGCCGCGCAACTGCTGGCCGCCGCCGACGTGATCCGCGGCAAGCGCATTTCGGCCTACCCGGCCTGCGCGCCCGAAGTGAAAATGGCGGGCGGCGAATACGCCGACATTCCCGTCGACGCCGCGACCACCGACGCCAATTTCGTCACCGCCCCGGCGTGGCCCGCGCATCCCGAGTGGCTGCGCCAATTCCTCGTGCTGCTCGGTACACGCATCGAGCTCTGA
- a CDS encoding Rrf2 family transcriptional regulator, protein MNTSSRFAFAVHVLALLSLQGGVPLSSEMIAGSVNTNPALIRRLLTMLAEAGLTTSQLGAGGGALLARAPEHISLLEVYRAVDDAQLFALHREEPNPACMVGRNIQGVLRGIIDEAQQAMEASLGARTLADATADVVRAEKLRERKKRSHG, encoded by the coding sequence GTGAACACGAGTAGCCGGTTTGCATTTGCGGTGCATGTGCTCGCGCTGCTGTCGTTGCAGGGGGGCGTGCCGCTTTCGTCGGAAATGATCGCGGGCAGCGTGAACACGAATCCCGCGCTGATCCGCCGGCTTCTGACCATGCTGGCGGAAGCGGGCCTCACCACTTCGCAACTGGGAGCGGGCGGCGGGGCGCTGCTGGCACGGGCGCCTGAACACATCTCCCTGCTCGAGGTGTATCGTGCGGTGGATGACGCGCAGTTATTCGCATTGCATCGCGAGGAGCCGAATCCGGCGTGCATGGTCGGGCGCAACATTCAGGGCGTGTTGCGCGGCATCATCGACGAAGCGCAGCAGGCTATGGAGGCTTCGCTCGGCGCGCGTACGCTGGCCGACGCCACAGCCGACGTGGTGCGCGCCGAAAAGCTGCGCGAACGCAAGAAACGCTCGCACGGGTGA